In Candidatus Hydrogenedens sp., a single window of DNA contains:
- a CDS encoding DegT/DnrJ/EryC1/StrS family aminotransferase — protein sequence MDLNEYMERERFSEAVYITRPMMPTQVEYHSFLSKIWETLWLTNEAHWHQQFTSALKKYLNVSELVLFCNGTIALLIALKILDIEEGEVITTPFTFPATPHIICWNGLKPVFCDIQAGGYNLDPQKVEEYITPNTKAILPVHVYGIPCDVDGFSALSRKYSIPIIYDSAHTFGCWYRGRSLCDYGDLSVLSFHATKLFTTAEGGALICHKPEQAQMAYFMKNFGIADEETVVGVGINGKMNELSSAFGLASLPKVTEEISKRKSLYKLYCEQLNDCMGIQTVSEPKDCDWNYAYFPIEVNKAEYGISRDELYKRLRLCNVIARKYFYPLCNRIPYYAQRTDIPKIPTPNADKTAEQVLCLPMYGSLPHEYVIKICEMIKTFPKWADA from the coding sequence ATGGATTTGAACGAATATATGGAGCGAGAACGATTTTCGGAGGCAGTATATATAACACGACCCATGATGCCCACACAGGTAGAGTATCATTCTTTTCTTTCAAAAATTTGGGAAACACTCTGGCTTACCAATGAAGCCCATTGGCATCAGCAATTTACATCGGCACTGAAAAAATATTTGAATGTGTCGGAATTAGTTCTTTTTTGCAATGGAACTATAGCCTTATTAATAGCATTGAAGATACTGGATATAGAGGAGGGAGAGGTTATCACGACCCCTTTTACCTTCCCGGCAACACCTCACATTATTTGCTGGAACGGTTTGAAACCCGTGTTTTGCGATATTCAAGCAGGTGGATATAATTTGGACCCACAAAAGGTGGAAGAATATATTACTCCGAATACAAAGGCTATTTTACCGGTGCATGTTTATGGAATACCTTGCGATGTAGACGGTTTCTCCGCATTATCAAGAAAATATTCCATTCCGATAATATACGATTCCGCACATACTTTTGGGTGTTGGTATCGAGGCCGTTCTTTATGTGATTATGGAGACCTATCTGTATTAAGTTTTCATGCCACCAAGTTATTTACCACTGCGGAAGGTGGTGCTTTGATTTGTCATAAGCCAGAACAGGCACAAATGGCATATTTTATGAAAAATTTTGGTATTGCCGATGAAGAAACGGTAGTTGGTGTTGGTATAAATGGGAAAATGAACGAACTTTCTTCTGCTTTCGGTCTTGCCTCATTGCCCAAAGTAACAGAGGAAATAAGTAAAAGAAAATCTTTATATAAATTATATTGTGAACAGTTAAATGATTGTATGGGGATTCAAACGGTTTCAGAACCCAAAGACTGTGATTGGAATTATGCTTACTTTCCTATTGAAGTAAATAAAGCAGAATATGGCATTTCGAGAGACGAATTATATAAAAGGCTTCGCCTGTGTAATGTAATTGCACGAAAATATTTTTATCCCTTATGCAATCGTATCCCCTATTATGCTCAAAGGACAGATATTCCAAAAATTCCAACGCCTAATGCAGATAAAACCGCAGAACAAGTTCTATGCTTACCTATGTATGGGAGTTTACCCCATGAGTATGTTATAAAAATTTGTGAGATGATAAAAACTTTCCCGAAATGGGCTGATGCATGA
- a CDS encoding ATP-grasp domain-containing protein, with translation MKRRNVSKLEKPVRVMIFPGGTEIGLEIFRSLSYSRHIELFGATSLENDVGCLLFKHYYTGLPFVNEKTFLKKFCPLLKKLKIDFIFPAHDTVGLFLAEHQRDLPGKVLISPIKTCRICRDKQKTYKYFEGILPVPKVFENTYQIPHFPVFLKPKIGEGSKGVFRVETKNELEGILENKSNLLILEYLPGKEYTLDCFTNYEGKLIFFGARERIRVSNGISVDTRVTNCSKFTQFAETINGHLKFRGAWFFQMKERANGELVLLEIAPRVSGGMGLFRNRGVNLPLLTVYDALRIPVEIMEQTFPEEMQRCLFNYYPKTFVSSPPQTYKKQPYFFDHVYIDYDDCLFLHGKLNYPLILFLIQCKEAHIPITVLTRHKGPYKISLHALGLDKLISAFIELHKGEKKSAYIQSKKPIFIDDSYQERKEVYDTLKIPVFSMDMIESLIDWSLWYG, from the coding sequence ATGAAAAGAAGGAACGTTTCAAAATTAGAAAAACCTGTCCGTGTAATGATCTTCCCGGGAGGAACGGAAATAGGTCTTGAAATATTCCGCTCTCTATCTTATTCGAGACATATAGAATTATTTGGAGCGACCAGCCTTGAAAATGATGTGGGTTGTTTGCTATTCAAACACTACTACACAGGATTACCCTTTGTAAATGAAAAGACCTTCCTGAAAAAGTTCTGTCCGTTATTGAAAAAATTAAAAATTGACTTTATTTTTCCTGCTCACGATACAGTAGGATTATTTTTAGCAGAACATCAACGCGATTTGCCTGGTAAAGTTCTAATCTCCCCGATAAAAACATGTCGAATTTGTCGAGATAAACAAAAAACTTATAAATATTTCGAGGGGATACTTCCTGTTCCGAAAGTTTTTGAAAATACTTATCAAATCCCCCATTTTCCTGTATTTCTGAAGCCCAAAATAGGTGAAGGTTCAAAAGGGGTATTTCGTGTAGAAACAAAGAACGAATTGGAAGGAATACTGGAAAACAAGTCAAATCTTTTAATTTTAGAATACCTGCCCGGAAAAGAATATACCCTTGATTGCTTTACAAATTACGAAGGGAAACTAATCTTTTTTGGGGCCAGAGAGCGTATTCGCGTATCCAATGGGATTAGCGTGGATACACGGGTCACAAATTGTAGTAAATTCACACAGTTTGCAGAAACAATTAATGGACATCTGAAATTTCGAGGTGCTTGGTTTTTTCAAATGAAAGAACGAGCCAATGGCGAATTGGTTTTGCTTGAAATTGCTCCACGGGTTAGCGGAGGAATGGGTTTATTTCGCAATCGTGGGGTTAATTTACCCTTACTAACCGTTTACGATGCCCTGCGTATACCCGTCGAAATTATGGAACAGACCTTTCCCGAAGAAATGCAGCGATGTTTGTTCAATTATTACCCGAAAACATTTGTTTCATCACCACCGCAGACTTATAAAAAACAACCCTACTTCTTTGACCATGTTTATATTGATTATGATGACTGTCTGTTCCTTCACGGAAAGTTGAATTATCCATTGATTTTATTTTTAATACAATGTAAAGAAGCCCATATCCCAATAACCGTGCTTACACGGCATAAGGGACCCTATAAAATTTCATTACACGCACTCGGATTAGATAAACTAATAAGTGCATTCATTGAGTTACATAAAGGAGAAAAGAAATCGGCCTATATTCAATCAAAAAAACCTATATTCATTGACGATTCTTATCAGGAACGCAAGGAAGTATATGATACATTAAAGATACCGGTGTTTAGTATGGATATGATAGAAAGTTTGATAGACTGGAGTTTGTGGTATGGATGA
- a CDS encoding class I SAM-dependent methyltransferase — MDEHEFIEYVGKTYTKGAMQDRVIRELIVRTIKPYLNPQMIGLQLGYAEGVDTAMLAPLLAELDVVEGNAAFIWEGKKKNIPNVRFISSLFEELTLEKTGRQYDVIFAIYVMEHVQDTSVVLNRIRRLLLPEGIFYAVVPNARALSRQLARHMGILEELDDFTPHDLQHGHRRIYDRVRLNRDLTHEGFKIIHQGGIFLKILADFQLNQLYRSGILGPSQIDGLYLLGLEYPDLCGSIFSIAKRDELFTSGGEA, encoded by the coding sequence ATGGATGAGCATGAATTTATTGAATATGTAGGAAAAACATATACAAAGGGGGCTATGCAGGACCGTGTTATAAGGGAACTTATTGTTCGCACCATTAAACCTTACCTAAACCCGCAGATGATAGGACTTCAGTTAGGATATGCAGAAGGCGTAGATACAGCAATGCTGGCTCCCTTATTGGCAGAGTTGGATGTAGTAGAAGGAAATGCCGCTTTTATCTGGGAAGGGAAAAAGAAGAATATCCCCAATGTCCGTTTTATTTCCTCTCTTTTTGAAGAATTAACCCTTGAAAAGACAGGACGACAATATGATGTTATCTTTGCCATATATGTAATGGAACATGTTCAGGATACTTCGGTAGTGTTAAACAGGATTCGAAGGTTGTTATTACCTGAAGGTATCTTCTATGCCGTTGTGCCTAATGCGCGTGCCTTGTCCCGTCAATTAGCTCGGCACATGGGTATATTGGAAGAATTAGATGATTTTACTCCTCATGACCTTCAGCATGGACATCGAAGAATTTATGACCGAGTGCGACTTAACCGAGACCTAACTCATGAAGGGTTTAAGATAATTCATCAAGGGGGTATTTTTCTGAAAATATTGGCGGATTTCCAATTAAACCAATTATATCGTTCAGGCATATTAGGACCTTCTCAAATTGACGGATTATATCTGTTAGGACTGGAATACCCCGACCTGTGCGGCTCTATTTTTTCCATTGCAAAGAGAGATGAATTATTTACCTCAGGAGGAGAAGCATGA
- a CDS encoding glycosyltransferase family 2 protein has translation MNYLPQEEKHEEMSKDVNHSDIEFSIVISCYYEEKSIREFHRRLKETLEKIGRSYEIIFVNDGSTDKTWEILKEIYKEDERVFSIINLYRNSGQQAGVTAGIMEARGKAIVLIDSDLQLAPEDLPKLIEKYDEGFDIVSGYRIQRQDSPLRKIPSKIANWIMRKSSGMSLTDFGCTYKIYRADLIHAFEYGPFNIFRTADVVSRAGKCVEVPVQHFPRPYGKSGYTFWRLWQYNMDNLVRLSPRLFQWLAIFCLIFGFLFFLRIFSALFWDYHIMNEITPGLILNVIIFSLLIIVGILSIIGEFAMRSFLALYRIPAFIVREKWIRNKE, from the coding sequence ATGAATTATTTACCTCAGGAGGAGAAGCATGAAGAAATGAGCAAAGATGTGAACCATTCCGATATAGAGTTTTCCATAGTTATTAGTTGTTATTATGAAGAGAAAAGTATTCGTGAATTTCACCGTCGTTTGAAGGAAACCTTAGAAAAAATAGGCAGGTCCTACGAAATCATCTTTGTAAACGATGGGAGTACCGACAAAACATGGGAAATATTGAAAGAAATCTACAAAGAAGATGAACGGGTTTTTTCTATAATTAATTTATATCGCAATTCGGGACAACAGGCAGGAGTAACCGCAGGTATTATGGAGGCACGCGGTAAGGCGATTGTCCTTATAGATAGTGATTTACAATTAGCCCCGGAGGATTTGCCTAAATTAATAGAGAAATACGATGAGGGTTTTGACATTGTCAGTGGATATCGTATTCAGCGGCAGGATAGCCCCCTTCGCAAAATTCCATCAAAAATTGCCAATTGGATTATGCGAAAATCTTCGGGTATGTCTTTGACCGATTTCGGTTGCACTTATAAAATCTATCGTGCAGACCTCATACATGCATTCGAATACGGTCCTTTCAATATATTCCGCACCGCAGATGTAGTTTCCCGTGCAGGAAAATGTGTAGAGGTTCCCGTTCAGCATTTCCCACGACCCTATGGGAAATCCGGATATACCTTCTGGCGCCTCTGGCAATACAATATGGACAATCTGGTGCGTTTATCTCCTCGTTTGTTTCAATGGCTGGCGATATTCTGCCTTATATTTGGCTTCTTATTCTTTCTGCGAATTTTCTCCGCTCTTTTTTGGGATTATCACATTATGAATGAGATTACCCCGGGACTAATTTTGAATGTTATTATTTTCTCATTGCTGATTATTGTAGGGATACTTTCTATTATCGGTGAATTTGCAATGCGTTCTTTCCTCGCTTTATACCGTATTCCTGCGTTTATAGTCCGTGAAAAATGGATACGGAATAAAGAATAG
- a CDS encoding polyprenyl synthetase family protein, translated as MDIFNNLRNEFHKEKVEQFLLDKGKQTEEALHRYLSQLQCPIPGLIEAMEYSLFAGGKRLRPALVLGSAELFDGNIQKVMPSACAIEMIHTYSLIHDDLPALDNDDFRRGKPTLHKVYGEAIALLASDGLLTLAFELLASTGNAEVVVEVARSAGVNGMVGGQYMDIIAEGKLVPMETLQEIHRKKTGALICASLRCGALLSNAFSKGLQAITEYGKHLGLAFQIVDDILNVTGDEKTLGKPVGSDKEHKKSTYPALLGLQQSQELALEHTHKAISALTCFGEKAEVFRQLALYMLLRNH; from the coding sequence ATGGATATTTTTAATAATTTGAGGAATGAATTTCATAAAGAGAAAGTAGAACAATTTCTTCTGGATAAAGGCAAACAAACCGAAGAAGCCCTTCATAGATATTTATCTCAATTGCAATGCCCTATTCCGGGACTTATTGAAGCCATGGAATACAGTCTATTTGCAGGAGGGAAACGGCTTCGTCCCGCATTGGTTTTAGGTTCTGCGGAACTATTTGATGGAAATATACAAAAGGTGATGCCCTCTGCATGTGCCATCGAGATGATACATACCTATTCCCTAATTCATGATGATTTGCCCGCATTGGACAATGATGATTTTCGACGAGGCAAACCGACCTTGCATAAAGTTTATGGTGAAGCAATAGCCCTGCTGGCGAGTGATGGATTGCTGACGTTGGCGTTTGAATTATTGGCAAGCACAGGGAATGCAGAGGTTGTGGTGGAAGTTGCCCGTTCTGCGGGTGTTAATGGTATGGTAGGTGGGCAATATATGGATATAATAGCGGAAGGGAAACTTGTGCCAATGGAAACATTGCAGGAAATACACCGAAAAAAGACGGGTGCCTTGATTTGTGCCTCATTACGATGTGGTGCGTTGCTTTCAAATGCCTTTTCTAAAGGTTTACAAGCAATAACCGAATACGGAAAACATTTGGGGCTTGCCTTCCAGATTGTAGATGATATTTTAAATGTAACCGGGGATGAAAAAACTTTAGGAAAACCTGTCGGAAGTGATAAAGAACATAAGAAGTCTACCTATCCCGCTTTGTTAGGTTTACAACAGTCTCAGGAATTAGCATTGGAACATACTCATAAAGCCATTTCAGCCCTGACCTGTTTTGGTGAGAAGGCAGAGGTATTCCGTCAATTGGCTCTGTATATGCTATTACGCAATCATTAA
- a CDS encoding exodeoxyribonuclease VII small subunit: MKEKQEKPTYGNFEKDLEKLEQIVQNLEKGELTLEEALKQFEEGIRLARQCEKALSEAERKIEILLKNEEGEIEARPFDLADTDNGEGTSSNKLVNSEKVAQPRIKKTSSKENVSEPDINEDLPF, encoded by the coding sequence ATGAAAGAAAAGCAAGAGAAACCTACTTATGGGAATTTTGAAAAAGACTTGGAAAAATTAGAACAGATTGTCCAAAATTTAGAGAAAGGCGAATTGACATTAGAAGAAGCCCTTAAACAATTTGAGGAGGGAATTCGTCTGGCAAGGCAATGTGAAAAGGCTCTTTCCGAAGCGGAACGGAAAATAGAGATACTTTTAAAAAATGAGGAGGGTGAGATTGAAGCGAGACCGTTTGACCTTGCTGATACAGATAATGGAGAAGGAACATCATCCAATAAATTAGTAAATTCGGAAAAGGTGGCTCAACCGCGGATAAAGAAGACAAGTAGTAAAGAAAATGTGTCAGAACCTGATATTAATGAGGATTTACCTTTCTAA
- the xseA gene encoding exodeoxyribonuclease VII large subunit, translating to MTSEILNNIEQRHIWSVSELNRKIRDLLEEEIGYIWLSGEISNWRVAPSGHAYFTLKDADSELTSVMFRGYLQNIKFQPENGMEVLVFGQITVYEKRGAHQIVVEQMEPKGIGALQLAFEQLKKKLEAEGLFDPAHKKKLPLLPKKIGIVTSPSGAAIRDILKVLSRRFANIHVILYPARVQGEEASMEIVAGIRYLDQYGVDVIIVGRGGGSIEDLWPFNEEIVVRAVFEAKTPIISAVGHEIDFTLTDFSADVRAPTPSAAAEMVIQDQTILWDKIQTQKQKLVRAVKQISNQYCHRLELAQQHRGFQSVRSIIRDNMFRLLDCRKQLEDWWEWEKEALHSRIRKAMYALQMMSPQSRVQSQKEKLDYIKKQLEQKIKGTFQGRKSKFMYHTAKLDALSPLKVLGRGYALVWLEPEHKLVRCVEQLDVGNFVKMQFLDGTADAIVKNREYKKDE from the coding sequence GTGACATCAGAAATTTTAAATAATATAGAACAAAGGCATATCTGGTCAGTATCGGAATTGAACCGAAAAATCCGTGATTTGCTGGAAGAAGAGATAGGCTATATCTGGCTTAGTGGAGAGATTTCGAACTGGCGGGTGGCACCTTCTGGTCATGCGTATTTTACCTTGAAAGATGCGGATAGCGAACTTACTTCGGTAATGTTTCGGGGTTATCTTCAGAACATAAAATTTCAGCCCGAAAATGGTATGGAAGTGCTTGTTTTTGGGCAGATTACAGTATATGAAAAGCGAGGAGCCCACCAAATCGTTGTGGAACAGATGGAGCCGAAAGGTATTGGCGCCCTTCAATTAGCATTTGAACAATTGAAAAAGAAGTTAGAAGCGGAAGGATTGTTTGACCCTGCTCATAAAAAGAAATTACCTCTATTGCCTAAAAAAATTGGAATAGTAACTTCTCCATCGGGTGCGGCAATACGGGATATATTAAAAGTATTATCGCGTCGTTTTGCAAATATCCATGTAATTCTTTACCCAGCACGAGTACAGGGGGAAGAGGCAAGCATGGAAATTGTTGCTGGAATTCGATATCTGGACCAATATGGTGTAGATGTTATTATTGTCGGTAGAGGAGGGGGTTCCATAGAAGATCTCTGGCCCTTTAATGAGGAAATAGTTGTCCGTGCAGTATTTGAGGCAAAAACGCCCATTATTTCTGCAGTAGGGCATGAAATTGATTTTACACTAACGGATTTTTCTGCCGATGTTCGTGCTCCGACCCCATCTGCAGCGGCAGAAATGGTTATTCAGGACCAGACCATTTTATGGGATAAGATACAAACACAAAAACAAAAATTGGTTCGAGCCGTTAAACAAATTTCGAATCAATATTGCCATCGGCTTGAATTGGCTCAACAGCATAGGGGTTTTCAAAGTGTCCGTAGTATAATTCGTGATAATATGTTCCGATTGTTGGACTGCAGAAAGCAACTGGAGGATTGGTGGGAATGGGAAAAAGAGGCATTACATTCGCGAATCCGAAAGGCGATGTATGCTTTGCAAATGATGTCTCCTCAATCAAGAGTTCAATCTCAAAAAGAGAAACTGGATTATATTAAGAAACAGTTAGAACAAAAAATAAAGGGTACCTTTCAAGGAAGAAAATCAAAATTTATGTATCATACTGCTAAATTAGATGCACTGAGCCCGCTAAAGGTGTTGGGTCGAGGATATGCTCTTGTATGGCTTGAGCCCGAGCATAAATTGGTCCGATGTGTGGAACAATTGGATGTAGGTAATTTTGTTAAAATGCAATTTTTAGATGGCACAGCAGATGCCATTGTTAAAAACAGAGAATATAAAAAGGATGAATAA
- a CDS encoding ribonucleoside triphosphate reductase — protein MQNWEISSAEVFTDLVPFTHVLKRDGRKVPFSAGKITQAILKAGKATGEFGIDIARRLTLRVLALLQTMPLDGHPTVEEIQDAVEEILLMSPFKKTAKAYILYRDQHARIREMVNKADVDLIDRYLEKMDWKVQENSNMAYSLQGLNNYISSEISKVYWLNKIYTPEVREAHRSGDLHLHDLGLLSVYCVGWDLQDLLMSGFQGAPGKAESKPAKHFHTALGQVVNFFYTLQGEAAGAQAFSNFDTLLAPFIRYDGLDYREVKQALQEFIFNLNVATRVGFQTPFTNVTLDLQPPANLANQPVIIGGEYQDATYGEFAEEMKIFNSTFLEVLSEGDAKGRVFSFPIPTYNITKDFNWDDPDLIRLWEVTAKYGIPYFANFIHSDMSPCDARSMCCRLRLDLRALERRGGGLFGANPLTGSIGVVTINMPRIGYLSADEDEFFDRLDNLMNIARTSLETKRKVLEQLTDNDLYPYTKFYLRNVYQRYNHYWNNHFSTIGLVGMNEACLNLLGKDIGTPEGSEFAIRVLDHARNRLREFQQETGNLYNLEATPAEGTSYRLARLDYERYPDAHFANMEQLKNGSVPFYTNSTQLPVNYTDDIFKVLDLQDPLQTRYTGGTVLHIFLGEAVANPNSVKAFVKKVCEGYKLPYFTLSPSFTVCPQDGYIRGEFPSCPKCGKETEVYSRVVGYLRPVSQWNEGKRAEFELRARYKID, from the coding sequence ATGCAGAATTGGGAAATAAGTTCGGCTGAAGTTTTTACAGACTTGGTTCCTTTTACGCATGTATTGAAGAGAGATGGGCGAAAGGTTCCTTTCTCGGCAGGAAAAATAACCCAAGCCATATTAAAGGCAGGGAAAGCTACTGGAGAATTTGGGATAGATATTGCTCGTCGATTAACTCTTCGTGTATTGGCTCTTTTGCAAACGATGCCGTTAGATGGACATCCCACTGTTGAAGAAATTCAGGATGCCGTGGAAGAAATTTTACTAATGTCGCCTTTTAAGAAAACAGCTAAGGCATACATTCTTTATCGAGACCAGCATGCACGTATCCGTGAGATGGTCAATAAAGCGGATGTAGATTTGATTGACCGTTACCTGGAAAAGATGGACTGGAAAGTTCAGGAAAACAGCAATATGGCGTATTCTCTACAAGGTTTGAACAATTATATTTCCAGTGAAATTAGCAAGGTATATTGGCTCAACAAAATTTATACACCGGAGGTCCGGGAAGCACACCGTTCCGGGGATTTACATCTGCACGACCTCGGTTTATTATCGGTCTATTGTGTAGGCTGGGATTTACAAGATTTGTTGATGAGTGGTTTTCAAGGAGCCCCGGGCAAAGCAGAAAGCAAACCGGCAAAACATTTTCACACAGCGTTAGGGCAGGTGGTTAATTTCTTTTATACTTTACAGGGTGAAGCAGCAGGAGCACAGGCTTTCAGTAATTTCGACACCTTATTAGCCCCTTTTATCCGTTATGATGGATTGGACTATCGTGAGGTAAAACAAGCATTACAAGAATTTATTTTTAATTTGAATGTAGCCACCCGTGTCGGTTTCCAGACCCCATTTACCAATGTAACATTAGACCTTCAACCGCCAGCCAATTTAGCCAATCAGCCTGTTATTATTGGTGGCGAATATCAAGATGCTACTTATGGTGAATTCGCAGAGGAGATGAAGATATTCAATTCTACGTTCCTTGAGGTTCTTTCCGAAGGAGATGCCAAAGGACGGGTATTCAGTTTCCCAATACCTACTTACAACATTACCAAAGATTTTAATTGGGACGACCCCGATTTAATCCGTTTATGGGAAGTAACCGCGAAATACGGTATCCCCTATTTTGCTAATTTTATTCATTCCGACATGTCCCCCTGTGATGCTCGTTCGATGTGTTGTCGTTTGCGTCTGGATTTGCGTGCATTGGAACGGAGAGGAGGTGGACTTTTCGGGGCAAATCCGTTAACAGGGTCTATCGGTGTGGTTACCATCAATATGCCACGAATTGGATATTTGTCTGCGGATGAGGATGAATTTTTCGACCGATTGGATAATTTAATGAATATTGCCCGCACCAGCCTTGAAACAAAGCGGAAGGTTTTAGAACAATTGACCGATAACGATTTATATCCTTACACAAAATTTTATTTGCGGAATGTATACCAACGATACAATCATTATTGGAACAACCATTTCTCTACAATCGGCTTGGTTGGAATGAATGAAGCATGTCTGAACCTTCTTGGAAAAGACATTGGCACACCTGAAGGTTCTGAATTTGCCATCCGTGTGTTAGACCATGCCCGAAACCGATTGAGAGAATTTCAGCAGGAAACGGGCAATCTATACAACCTCGAAGCAACTCCCGCAGAAGGAACCAGTTACCGCCTTGCTCGGCTGGATTACGAACGCTATCCCGATGCCCATTTCGCAAATATGGAACAACTGAAGAACGGTAGCGTCCCATTTTATACCAACTCCACACAATTACCCGTGAATTATACGGATGATATTTTTAAAGTGCTTGATTTGCAGGACCCTCTACAGACCCGATATACAGGCGGAACGGTTCTGCACATCTTTTTAGGTGAAGCAGTAGCCAACCCCAATTCGGTAAAAGCCTTTGTGAAAAAAGTATGTGAAGGATACAAACTTCCTTATTTTACTTTAAGCCCCAGTTTTACCGTCTGCCCACAGGATGGATATATTCGTGGAGAATTTCCGTCATGTCCCAAATGTGGAAAAGAAACAGAGGTATATTCTCGTGTCGTCGGCTATTTGCGGCCTGTAAGCCAATGGAATGAAGGGAAACGGGCAGAATTTGAACTACGTGCAAGATATAAAATTGATTAA
- a CDS encoding anaerobic ribonucleoside-triphosphate reductase activating protein yields MKIGGFQPFSLSDFPNCVSAIVFTQGCNFRCPFCHNPSLVLPELFLPPIPEESLFTFLNERKNKLDGVVITGGEPTIQSDLWEFVRKIKELGYKVKLDTNGSNPEVVEKLIYDNLIDYFAMDIKAPWYKYTHLTGVETDIETIKKTMTILLQTSIPCDFRLTYAKPLLNDEDIEEVQSYLPPNRSLTIQKFIPKNVLNPNLFI; encoded by the coding sequence ATGAAGATTGGTGGTTTCCAGCCTTTTTCCTTATCAGATTTCCCCAATTGCGTTTCTGCAATTGTGTTTACACAAGGTTGCAATTTTCGTTGTCCTTTCTGTCACAACCCATCCTTAGTGCTTCCTGAGTTATTTCTGCCACCTATTCCTGAAGAATCTCTATTTACATTCTTAAACGAACGGAAAAACAAGTTAGACGGGGTAGTAATTACAGGCGGAGAACCCACAATACAATCAGATTTATGGGAGTTTGTGAGAAAAATCAAGGAATTAGGTTATAAAGTAAAACTTGATACAAACGGCTCAAACCCCGAAGTAGTAGAAAAATTGATTTATGATAATCTCATTGATTACTTTGCTATGGACATCAAAGCACCATGGTATAAATATACACATCTAACAGGAGTAGAAACAGATATTGAAACAATAAAAAAAACGATGACCATATTATTACAGACTTCTATCCCTTGCGATTTTCGTTTAACCTATGCAAAACCATTATTGAACGACGAAGACATTGAAGAGGTTCAATCCTATCTGCCACCAAACCGTTCATTAACCATTCAAAAATTTATCCCCAAAAATGTATTAAATCCCAACCTTTTCATATAA